One genomic region from Pseudomonas sp. R5-89-07 encodes:
- a CDS encoding DUF72 domain-containing protein, protein MAAIHIGISGWRYTPWRGDFYPEGLTQKRELQFASRAVNAIEINGSFYALQTPKRYAEWYGDTPEGFMFSVKAPRYITHILRLRDVHKPMANFFASGVLELKDKLGPILWQFPPSFKFEPDVFEAFLAELPTTTQQAAALAHQHEPRLNGKASMKAYGKQPLRHAVEIRHASFAVPEFVQLLDKYGVALVVADTAGKWPYAEDVTANFMYLRLHGDKQLYASGYTDEALKRWGDRIERWQHGKQPADAHLIDPKHKPRARKERDVFCFFDNDIKVRAPYDARQLLQRFGLDKNLLTEPGRLPEPGVLP, encoded by the coding sequence ATGGCGGCGATTCACATCGGCATTTCCGGCTGGCGCTACACGCCCTGGCGGGGTGATTTCTACCCCGAAGGCTTGACCCAGAAACGCGAGTTGCAGTTTGCGTCACGCGCCGTCAACGCTATTGAAATCAACGGTTCGTTCTACGCGCTGCAAACGCCCAAGCGCTATGCCGAGTGGTATGGCGACACGCCTGAAGGGTTCATGTTCAGCGTCAAGGCCCCGCGCTATATCACGCATATCCTGCGCTTGCGGGATGTGCACAAGCCTATGGCGAACTTCTTCGCGTCCGGGGTATTGGAACTGAAGGACAAGCTCGGGCCGATCCTTTGGCAATTCCCGCCCAGCTTCAAGTTCGAACCGGATGTGTTCGAAGCCTTCCTCGCCGAACTGCCCACCACGACCCAGCAGGCCGCCGCCCTCGCCCATCAGCATGAGCCACGCCTGAATGGCAAGGCGAGCATGAAGGCTTATGGCAAGCAGCCCTTGCGCCATGCGGTGGAAATTCGCCATGCAAGTTTCGCTGTGCCAGAGTTTGTGCAGCTGTTGGATAAGTACGGCGTAGCCCTGGTGGTGGCGGACACCGCCGGCAAATGGCCGTATGCCGAAGACGTCACCGCCAACTTCATGTACCTGCGCTTGCATGGCGACAAGCAGTTGTACGCCAGCGGCTATACCGACGAAGCCCTCAAACGCTGGGGCGATCGCATCGAGCGTTGGCAGCACGGCAAACAGCCCGCAGATGCGCATTTGATCGATCCGAAACACAAACCGCGCGCCCGCAAAGAGCGCGACGTGTTCTGCTTTTTCGACAACGATATCAAGGTGCGCGCGCCTTACGATGCCCGCCAATTGCTGCAGCGCTTCGGGCTGGATAAAAACCTGCTGACCGAGCCCGGACGACTGCCCGAGCCGGGAGTGCTGCCATGA
- a CDS encoding endonuclease/exonuclease/phosphatase family protein — protein sequence MTQPELIPITPTAAITRFTVLTVNIHKGFTALNRRFILPELREAVRSVGADMVFLQEIHGTHERHPQRYSDWPKMPQYEFLADSIWPQFAYGRNAVYPHGDHGNALLSKFQIIRYDNLDISQSGHENRGLLHCVLRLPGSGQEVHAICIHLGLREVHRQQQLRLLEQRISEIPADAPLVVAGDFNDWRQRADLSQSGLEEVFVQTLGKPARTFPARLPLLPLDRIYVRNLTVHNPRVLTTRPWSHLSDHVPLSVEIEL from the coding sequence ATGACACAGCCGGAATTGATCCCCATCACACCCACCGCCGCCATCACCCGCTTTACCGTGCTGACGGTGAATATCCACAAGGGCTTCACCGCCTTGAACCGACGCTTCATCTTGCCCGAATTGCGCGAAGCGGTGCGCAGCGTCGGCGCCGACATGGTATTCCTCCAAGAGATCCACGGCACCCACGAACGCCACCCCCAACGCTACAGCGACTGGCCGAAGATGCCGCAGTACGAATTCCTCGCCGACAGCATCTGGCCGCAGTTCGCCTACGGGCGCAACGCGGTCTACCCCCACGGCGACCACGGCAACGCGTTGCTGTCCAAATTCCAGATTATCCGTTACGACAACCTCGACATTTCCCAAAGCGGCCATGAAAACCGTGGCCTGCTGCATTGCGTCCTGCGCCTGCCAGGCAGCGGGCAGGAAGTGCATGCGATCTGCATCCACCTGGGCTTGCGTGAGGTGCATCGCCAGCAGCAATTGCGCTTGCTGGAGCAGCGCATCAGCGAAATTCCGGCCGACGCGCCGTTGGTGGTGGCCGGCGATTTCAACGACTGGCGCCAGCGCGCCGACCTCAGCCAAAGCGGGCTCGAGGAGGTCTTCGTGCAAACCCTGGGCAAACCCGCGCGCACCTTCCCGGCGCGCCTGCCGCTGTTGCCGCTGGACCGCATTTACGTGCGCAACCTGACGGTGCATAACCCCCGCGTGCTGACCACGCGCCCCTGGTCCCATCTTTCCGACCATGTGCCGCTGTCGGTGGAGATTGAGCTATGA
- the clsB gene encoding cardiolipin synthase ClsB: protein MNVAVEHIATDQPPDDAKARDLDYGWQSGNRIELLENGEAYFPKVFEAMRAAQREILLETFILFEDKVGFELKGILIEAAQRGVKVVASLDGFGCGELSTSFLRELAEAGVAVQMFDPASKVLGIRTNWFRRLHRKIVVVDAAVAFIGGINFSADHLGDFGPEAKQDYAVQIVGPAVADLHHFALAQSGRQVRARRGWRRRPQRPGLSTTSNEDGLVRLIYRDNVQHRDDIEEAYIDALSKARTRAVIANAYFFPGYRLLREIRNAARRGVHVQLIMQGQPDVLLAKLAARMLYDYLLKDGVVIHEYCQRPLHGKVALVDDDWSTVGSSNLDPLSLALNLEANVLIRDRAFNQQLYESLEALARDHCQTMPEKRKPRLWLWRLTVGFLVFHVMRHFPALTGWLPAHKPRLKPIESPAHDV from the coding sequence ATGAACGTTGCTGTAGAACATATCGCCACCGACCAGCCGCCGGATGATGCCAAGGCGCGGGATCTGGATTACGGCTGGCAGAGCGGCAACCGCATCGAGTTGCTGGAGAACGGCGAGGCCTACTTTCCCAAGGTGTTCGAGGCCATGCGCGCGGCACAGCGGGAGATCCTGCTGGAGACCTTTATCCTTTTCGAAGACAAGGTCGGCTTTGAGCTCAAAGGCATCCTGATCGAAGCGGCGCAGCGCGGCGTGAAGGTGGTGGCCAGCCTGGATGGCTTTGGTTGTGGCGAATTGAGTACGTCATTTTTGCGCGAGCTGGCCGAGGCCGGGGTGGCGGTGCAGATGTTCGACCCGGCCTCGAAAGTGCTGGGTATCCGCACCAACTGGTTCCGCCGCCTGCACCGCAAAATCGTGGTGGTGGACGCTGCGGTGGCCTTTATCGGCGGCATCAATTTTTCCGCCGACCACCTGGGCGATTTCGGCCCTGAGGCCAAGCAGGATTATGCGGTGCAGATCGTTGGGCCGGCGGTGGCCGACCTGCACCACTTCGCCCTGGCGCAAAGCGGTCGCCAGGTGCGCGCCCGGCGTGGCTGGCGGCGGCGCCCACAACGCCCGGGGCTATCGACGACGTCTAACGAAGACGGCTTGGTACGCCTGATTTATCGTGACAACGTGCAGCACCGCGATGACATCGAAGAAGCCTATATCGACGCCTTGAGCAAAGCCCGTACGCGGGCGGTGATTGCCAACGCGTATTTCTTCCCCGGTTATCGCCTGCTGCGCGAAATCCGCAACGCCGCGCGCCGTGGCGTGCACGTGCAGTTGATCATGCAAGGCCAGCCGGATGTGCTGCTGGCCAAGCTGGCGGCGCGCATGCTCTATGACTATTTGCTCAAGGATGGCGTGGTGATTCACGAGTATTGCCAGCGCCCGCTGCACGGCAAGGTCGCGTTGGTGGACGATGACTGGAGCACCGTGGGCTCCAGCAACCTGGACCCGTTGAGCCTGGCCCTGAACCTGGAAGCCAATGTGCTGATTCGAGATCGGGCCTTCAATCAGCAGTTGTACGAAAGCCTGGAAGCACTCGCCAGGGACCATTGCCAGACGATGCCGGAAAAGCGCAAGCCACGCCTGTGGTTGTGGCGGCTGACCGTAGGTTTCCTGGTGTTTCATGTGATGCGCCACTTCCCCGCGCTGACCGGCTGGTTGCCGGCACACAAGCCGCGTTTGAAACCTATCGAGAGTCCGGCCCATGACGTCTGA
- a CDS encoding lysylphosphatidylglycerol synthase domain-containing protein: MTSEKHGSRFQRWKKPLTVAFFLLLIVLFTLLARRIDWSEVLHTLSEFKVRTLLIASALTLCSFIVYACFDLIGRTYIRQPLRWKQILPVGIISYAFNLNLSAWVGGIAMRYRLYSRLGVSTGNIAKILGLSLATNWFGYMALAGAVFSSGLVSMPPGWKVSTTALQGIGALLVLASLGYLAACRFSKKRAWTIRGMEINLPSLRMACLQLMLGALNWSLMAAVIFTLLPAKLDYPLVLGVLLISAIAGVLTHIPAGLGVLEAVFIGLLQHEASRGSLLAGLIAYRAIYFICPLLIALVMYLAVEAKAKALRVKKTA; this comes from the coding sequence ATGACGTCTGAAAAACACGGCTCACGGTTCCAGCGCTGGAAGAAACCCCTGACCGTTGCGTTCTTCCTGTTGCTGATCGTGCTGTTCACCTTGCTCGCACGGCGCATCGACTGGAGCGAAGTGCTGCACACCTTGAGCGAATTCAAAGTGCGCACCTTGCTGATCGCCAGCGCGCTGACCCTGTGCAGCTTTATCGTCTATGCCTGCTTCGACCTGATCGGCCGCACCTACATTCGCCAGCCCTTGCGCTGGAAGCAGATCCTGCCGGTGGGCATCATCAGCTACGCGTTCAACCTCAACCTCAGCGCCTGGGTGGGCGGTATCGCGATGCGTTATCGGCTGTACTCGCGACTCGGGGTGAGCACTGGCAATATCGCCAAGATCCTCGGGCTGAGCCTGGCGACCAACTGGTTTGGCTACATGGCCTTGGCCGGGGCGGTGTTCAGCAGTGGGCTGGTGAGCATGCCGCCGGGTTGGAAGGTCAGCACCACGGCATTGCAAGGCATCGGCGCGCTGCTGGTACTGGCCAGCCTGGGTTACCTGGCCGCCTGCCGGTTTTCAAAAAAACGCGCATGGACGATTCGCGGCATGGAGATCAACCTGCCGTCGCTGCGCATGGCGTGTTTGCAATTGATGTTGGGCGCGTTGAACTGGTCGCTGATGGCGGCGGTGATTTTCACATTGTTGCCGGCGAAACTGGATTATCCGCTGGTGCTGGGGGTGCTGCTGATCAGCGCGATTGCCGGTGTGCTCACGCATATTCCAGCCGGGCTGGGCGTGTTGGAAGCGGTGTTCATCGGCCTGCTGCAGCATGAGGCGTCACGGGGGAGTTTGCTGGCTGGATTGATTGCCTATCGGGCGATCTACTTTATCTGCCCGCTGCTGATCGCGCTGGTGATGTACCTGGCGGTGGAGGCCAAGGCCAAGGCGCTACGGGTGAAGAAGACCGCCTGA
- a CDS encoding S9 family peptidase: MTARSESIAIDIDDEQMSGTFLSPKSKVPGVLFVHGWGGSQERDLERAKGIAGLGCVCLTFDLRGHAGTGIPLSRVTREDNLRDLLAAYDRLLSHPAIDTSAVAVVGTSYGGYLAAILTSLRPVRWLALRVPALYRDQEWLKPKRDLDKVDLMDYRSTLVHAETNRALHACAQFSGDVLIVESETDDHVPHATIMSYRAACQHTHSLTHRIIDGADHSLSDPVSQQAYTSILVSWITEMVVGERLSIIQSQ, from the coding sequence ATGACGGCTAGAAGCGAGAGCATCGCGATCGATATAGACGACGAACAGATGAGCGGGACCTTCCTGAGCCCCAAATCCAAAGTGCCGGGGGTGTTGTTCGTGCACGGCTGGGGCGGTAGCCAGGAGCGCGACCTGGAGCGCGCCAAAGGCATCGCGGGGCTCGGCTGCGTGTGTTTGACCTTCGACCTGCGCGGCCATGCCGGCACCGGCATTCCGCTCTCCCGGGTCACCCGTGAAGACAACCTGCGCGACCTGTTGGCCGCTTACGACCGCCTGCTGTCCCACCCGGCGATCGACACTTCGGCGGTGGCGGTGGTGGGCACCAGCTATGGCGGCTACCTGGCGGCAATCCTTACCTCATTGCGCCCGGTGCGTTGGCTGGCGCTGCGCGTGCCTGCGCTGTACCGCGATCAGGAATGGCTCAAGCCCAAGCGTGACCTGGATAAAGTCGACTTGATGGATTACCGCAGCACGCTGGTTCATGCCGAGACCAACCGCGCCTTGCATGCCTGCGCGCAATTTAGCGGCGACGTGCTGATTGTCGAATCGGAAACCGACGACCATGTGCCCCACGCCACCATCATGAGTTACCGCGCGGCATGCCAGCACACCCATTCCCTGACCCATCGCATCATCGACGGCGCCGACCATTCGCTCAGCGATCCGGTGTCGCAGCAGGCCTACACCTCGATCCTGGTGAGCTGGATTACCGAGATGGTGGTGGGTGAACGCTTGAGCATCATTCAGTCGCAATGA
- a CDS encoding DUF3182 family protein, with protein sequence MTPISRKKQVVAHSIRNDAPQHEVQTNLALARWLAQILGLKFGGSYDPHKHAGRDLYVLPTQTVVGTAQARALNIKGPQDLWGGYVDHAFICTKAISHGLLSPEAKAPEGWSSLFSERVRDVVLDGLSVFALEDARPAATRLLYSGPIRLKPLHASAGRGQQVIRSLDEFEALLARPEAAVMFSEGVVLEQDLHDVVTHSVGQSFIGDHVLSYCGEQYLTRDGQGEEVYGGSRLLVVQGGYGDLLTLDLPDDRREAIRQAQVFDRAADEAYPGFYASRRNYDIAQGLDSDGQRRSGVLEQSWRMGGASSAEVAALQSFVNHPGLRAIQVASVESYVDQALPADAIEVYRGPAENSDFLLKYVTVDSYDG encoded by the coding sequence ATGACCCCGATTTCACGTAAAAAACAGGTGGTCGCCCACTCAATCCGAAACGACGCACCCCAACATGAAGTTCAAACCAACCTCGCCCTGGCGCGCTGGCTAGCGCAAATATTGGGGCTCAAATTCGGCGGCAGCTACGATCCGCACAAACACGCCGGCCGCGATCTGTATGTGCTTCCCACTCAAACAGTGGTCGGCACTGCCCAGGCTCGGGCGCTGAATATCAAAGGCCCGCAAGACCTGTGGGGGGGCTATGTCGATCACGCCTTCATCTGCACCAAAGCCATCAGTCATGGCCTGTTAAGCCCTGAAGCCAAGGCGCCGGAGGGCTGGTCATCGTTGTTCAGTGAACGTGTACGTGACGTCGTCCTCGACGGCTTGAGTGTTTTCGCGCTGGAAGACGCGCGGCCTGCCGCCACGCGCTTGCTCTACAGCGGGCCGATTCGCCTGAAACCCCTGCACGCCAGCGCTGGGCGCGGTCAGCAGGTCATCCGCAGCCTCGACGAATTCGAGGCGCTGTTGGCGCGGCCCGAAGCGGCGGTTATGTTCAGCGAGGGCGTCGTACTGGAACAAGACCTGCACGACGTAGTCACTCACAGTGTGGGCCAGAGCTTTATCGGCGATCACGTGCTCAGCTACTGCGGCGAGCAATACCTGACCCGGGACGGGCAGGGTGAAGAGGTGTATGGCGGCTCCCGATTGCTGGTGGTGCAGGGTGGCTATGGCGACCTGCTCACGCTGGACTTGCCCGATGATAGACGTGAAGCCATCAGGCAAGCGCAGGTTTTCGACAGGGCCGCCGATGAAGCCTACCCCGGCTTCTACGCCTCGCGGCGCAACTACGACATCGCTCAGGGCCTGGACAGCGACGGCCAACGCCGCAGTGGCGTGCTTGAGCAGTCCTGGCGCATGGGCGGGGCCAGCAGCGCGGAAGTCGCGGCGCTGCAGAGCTTCGTCAACCACCCCGGCCTGCGCGCGATCCAGGTGGCCTCGGTGGAAAGCTACGTGGACCAGGCGCTGCCGGCGGATGCCATCGAGGTGTACCGAGGCCCGGCTGAAAACAGCGACTTTCTTCTCAAATATGTAACGGTTGATTCTTATGACGGCTAG
- a CDS encoding GlxA family transcriptional regulator, translated as MAAVELGILIYQGAQLAAVHGLTDLFGVANRIAAEHQSAQLPTLRVSHWQVDTQGTPVRVFDTQPGPDGPMAAVLVPPSVGEFSEEQTPPALLQWLRQQHAAGTVLGGVCIGSIMLARSGLLDGRSATAHWSSAESFAIRYPAVRLEADKPIVDDGDLITTAGLMAWSELGLRLVDRLLGPSIAADTARFLVIEHSDSASQCGSNFAPILGHGDAAILKVQHWLQASGAVDVSVAAMAREAGLEERTFLRRFRSATGLKPTEYCQHLRVGKARQMLEFTNGTIDHIAWTVGYQDPSAFRATFKKITGLAPSDYRNRFGV; from the coding sequence ATGGCCGCGGTTGAACTGGGCATATTGATCTACCAGGGCGCGCAATTAGCCGCCGTGCATGGCTTGACCGATTTGTTCGGCGTCGCCAATCGCATTGCCGCCGAGCACCAATCCGCGCAGTTGCCGACGTTGCGGGTCAGCCATTGGCAGGTCGATACCCAGGGCACGCCGGTGCGCGTGTTCGATACTCAGCCTGGCCCGGATGGCCCGATGGCTGCCGTGCTGGTGCCGCCCTCGGTGGGCGAATTCAGCGAAGAACAGACGCCCCCGGCGTTGCTCCAATGGCTGCGCCAGCAGCACGCGGCAGGCACTGTGCTCGGCGGCGTGTGTATCGGTTCGATCATGCTTGCCCGCAGCGGTTTGCTGGATGGGCGTAGCGCCACTGCCCACTGGTCGTCCGCCGAGAGCTTCGCTATCCGCTATCCGGCCGTGCGCCTGGAAGCCGATAAACCCATCGTCGATGACGGCGACCTGATTACCACCGCCGGGCTGATGGCCTGGTCCGAGCTGGGCCTGCGCCTGGTCGACCGCCTGCTGGGGCCCAGCATCGCTGCCGATACTGCGCGCTTTCTGGTGATCGAGCACAGCGACAGCGCCAGCCAATGCGGCAGCAACTTCGCGCCGATTCTCGGGCATGGCGACGCTGCAATCCTCAAGGTTCAGCATTGGTTGCAAGCCAGCGGCGCGGTGGATGTCAGTGTTGCCGCCATGGCGCGGGAAGCGGGCCTGGAAGAACGTACCTTCCTGCGCCGCTTTCGCAGCGCCACCGGTTTGAAACCTACCGAGTACTGTCAGCACCTGCGCGTGGGCAAGGCGCGGCAAATGCTGGAGTTCACCAACGGCACCATCGACCACATCGCCTGGACGGTGGGCTACCAGGACCCCAGCGCCTTTCGCGCCACCTTCAAGAAAATCACCGGCCTGGCCCCCAGTGACTACCGCAACCGCTTCGGTGTATGA
- a CDS encoding cysteine hydrolase family protein, whose amino-acid sequence MAKQALILIDIQNDYFPQGKWPLDGVEAAADKAAQVLQAFRQAGDAVIHVRHEFAGDDAPFFAPGSEGAHLHAKVLNQGDEPVVLKHFVNSFRQTNLRQLLEQRSITDVVVVGSMSHMCIDAVVRAAADLGYKVTVLHDACATRDQEFNGQVIPAAQVHGAYMASLAFGYAGVVSTDEFLKAQAAVA is encoded by the coding sequence ATGGCCAAGCAAGCACTCATCCTAATCGATATCCAGAACGACTACTTCCCTCAAGGCAAGTGGCCACTTGACGGTGTAGAGGCCGCAGCAGACAAGGCGGCGCAAGTGCTGCAGGCCTTCCGCCAGGCCGGGGATGCAGTGATTCATGTACGGCATGAATTTGCAGGCGATGACGCGCCGTTCTTCGCACCGGGCTCCGAAGGCGCGCATTTGCATGCCAAGGTGCTGAACCAGGGCGATGAGCCGGTGGTTCTAAAGCATTTCGTGAATTCATTCCGCCAAACCAACCTGCGCCAATTGCTGGAACAGCGCAGCATCACTGACGTGGTCGTGGTCGGCAGCATGAGCCATATGTGCATCGACGCCGTGGTGCGGGCAGCGGCGGACCTGGGCTACAAGGTCACCGTCCTTCACGACGCCTGCGCGACCCGTGACCAGGAATTCAATGGGCAAGTGATTCCCGCCGCGCAGGTGCACGGCGCGTACATGGCTTCGCTGGCTTTCGGGTATGCGGGCGTGGTATCGACCGATGAATTCCTGAAGGCCCAAGCGGCGGTAGCCTGA
- the tam gene encoding trans-aconitate 2-methyltransferase, with product MTWSATQYTMFEQQRTRPVRDLVAAIPNTEVGTAVDLGCGPGNSTQVLAERFPDAHITGMDSSDDMLRDARKRLPALSFELADIGAWNPTQRFDVILANASLQWLPEHATLYPHLVKQLNPGGTLAVQTPDNLDEPAHRLAREVAAEGPWAAKIGAVKHNERHSASYYYELLSQHCSTVDVWRTTYQHPLADHAAVVEWFKASALRPFLAPLNEGEQAAFLQEYQARITQAYPALANGTVLLPFPRLFIIATR from the coding sequence ATGACCTGGTCTGCCACGCAGTACACGATGTTCGAGCAGCAGCGCACTCGCCCCGTCCGCGACCTGGTGGCGGCGATTCCCAATACCGAGGTGGGCACGGCAGTCGACCTGGGCTGCGGCCCCGGCAATTCCACCCAGGTGTTGGCTGAGCGCTTTCCAGATGCGCACATCACCGGCATGGACAGTTCCGATGACATGCTGCGTGACGCCCGCAAGCGCCTGCCGGCCCTGAGCTTCGAACTGGCGGATATCGGCGCCTGGAACCCGACGCAACGGTTTGACGTAATCCTGGCCAACGCGTCCCTGCAATGGCTACCGGAACACGCCACGCTCTATCCGCACCTGGTTAAACAGTTGAACCCCGGCGGAACGCTGGCGGTGCAAACCCCGGACAATCTCGACGAACCCGCCCACCGGCTGGCCCGCGAGGTCGCGGCCGAGGGGCCATGGGCGGCGAAGATCGGCGCGGTCAAACATAACGAACGGCATTCAGCGAGCTATTACTACGAGCTGCTGAGCCAGCATTGCAGCACTGTCGACGTATGGCGCACCACTTACCAACACCCGTTGGCGGACCACGCGGCGGTGGTGGAGTGGTTCAAGGCTTCAGCGCTGCGGCCGTTCCTGGCGCCTTTGAACGAGGGCGAACAAGCTGCTTTCCTGCAGGAGTACCAGGCACGAATCACCCAGGCTTATCCAGCCTTGGCCAATGGCACGGTCCTGCTGCCGTTCCCGCGCCTGTTCATCATCGCCACTCGCTAA
- a CDS encoding single-stranded DNA-binding protein → MARGVNKVILVGTCGQDPEVRYLPNGNAVTNLSLATSEQWTDKQTGQKVEKTEWHRVSMFGKVAEIAGEYLRKGSQVYIEGKLQTREWEKDGIKRYTTEIVVDMQGTMQLLGGRPQGDQQGQGGMSNSAPRPQQSRPQPSQQPQRESRPAPQQAAPQPAPDFDSFDDDIPF, encoded by the coding sequence ATGGCCCGTGGGGTTAACAAAGTCATATTGGTCGGTACATGCGGCCAGGATCCCGAAGTTCGCTACTTGCCCAACGGTAACGCCGTGACCAACCTGAGTCTGGCGACCAGCGAACAGTGGACCGACAAGCAGACTGGCCAGAAGGTCGAGAAAACCGAATGGCACCGCGTGTCGATGTTCGGCAAAGTAGCTGAGATCGCCGGTGAGTACCTGCGCAAAGGTTCGCAGGTGTACATCGAAGGCAAACTGCAGACCCGCGAGTGGGAAAAAGACGGCATCAAGCGTTACACCACTGAAATCGTGGTCGACATGCAGGGCACCATGCAACTGCTGGGCGGCCGTCCACAGGGCGACCAACAGGGCCAGGGCGGCATGTCCAACTCGGCACCGCGTCCTCAGCAATCGCGTCCGCAGCCAAGCCAGCAGCCTCAGCGTGAGTCGCGTCCAGCGCCACAACAGGCCGCTCCGCAGCCGGCTCCGGATTTCGACAGCTTTGATGACGATATCCCGTTCTGA
- a CDS encoding MFS transporter, with protein MHDPHSERMSSGETRAASGLALVFAFRMLGMFMVLPVLATYGMDLAGATPALIGLAIGAYGLTQAIFQIPFGIISDRIGRRPVIYLGLIVFALGSVLAAQSDSIWGVIAGRVLQGAGAISAAVMALLSDLTREQHRTKAMAMIGMTIGLSFAVAMVVGPLLTRAFGLHGLFLATGGMALFGIVIVAFMVPRSTGTLQHRESGVARQALLPTLKHPDLLRLDLGIFVLHAMLMCSFVALPLALVEKAGLPKEQHWWVYLTALLISFFAMIPFIIYGEKKRKMKRVLLGAVATLMLTELFFWEFGDSLRALVIGTVVFFTAFNLLEASLPSLISKVSPAGGKGTAMGVYSTSQFLGSALGGIMGGWMFQHGGLSVVFLGCAGLAALWLVFAVTMREPPYVTSLRLPLSPEAMREAGLVERLKAVVGVTDAVVVAEEAAIYIKLDTELLDRATLEQLVNPVPTARPA; from the coding sequence ATGCACGATCCCCACAGCGAACGCATGAGTAGCGGCGAGACCCGAGCGGCAAGCGGTCTGGCCCTGGTGTTCGCCTTCCGTATGCTGGGCATGTTTATGGTGCTGCCGGTGCTGGCGACCTATGGAATGGATCTCGCAGGCGCAACCCCCGCATTGATCGGCTTGGCGATTGGCGCCTATGGCCTGACCCAGGCGATCTTTCAGATTCCGTTCGGCATCATTTCCGACCGTATTGGCCGGCGCCCGGTGATCTACCTGGGGCTGATCGTGTTCGCCCTCGGCAGTGTGCTGGCGGCGCAGTCCGATTCGATCTGGGGCGTCATCGCCGGACGTGTCCTGCAAGGCGCCGGGGCGATTTCCGCGGCGGTGATGGCGCTGCTGTCGGACCTCACCCGCGAACAACACCGTACCAAGGCCATGGCCATGATCGGCATGACCATCGGTCTGTCGTTTGCCGTGGCCATGGTGGTCGGCCCGCTGCTGACGCGCGCCTTCGGCCTGCATGGGTTGTTTCTGGCCACCGGCGGCATGGCGTTGTTCGGCATCGTGATCGTGGCCTTTATGGTGCCGCGCTCTACCGGCACGTTGCAGCACCGTGAATCCGGCGTCGCGCGCCAGGCGCTGTTGCCGACGCTCAAGCACCCGGACCTGCTGCGCCTGGATTTAGGTATCTTCGTGTTGCACGCGATGCTGATGTGCAGCTTCGTCGCCTTGCCCCTGGCCCTGGTGGAAAAAGCCGGGTTGCCCAAGGAGCAGCACTGGTGGGTCTACCTCACCGCGCTGCTGATTTCGTTCTTCGCCATGATCCCGTTCATCATATACGGCGAGAAGAAACGCAAAATGAAACGAGTTTTGCTCGGCGCCGTCGCGACATTGATGCTCACTGAACTATTCTTCTGGGAGTTCGGCGACAGCCTGCGGGCGCTGGTGATCGGTACGGTGGTGTTCTTCACCGCGTTCAACCTGTTGGAGGCGTCATTGCCTTCGCTGATCAGCAAGGTTTCACCAGCGGGCGGCAAGGGCACGGCGATGGGTGTTTATTCCACCAGCCAGTTCCTCGGTTCGGCGCTGGGTGGGATCATGGGCGGCTGGATGTTCCAGCATGGCGGTTTGTCGGTTGTGTTCCTCGGATGCGCCGGGCTGGCTGCACTTTGGCTGGTCTTTGCTGTTACCATGCGCGAACCTCCGTATGTGACGAGCCTGCGCCTGCCGTTATCGCCTGAAGCGATGCGCGAGGCTGGCCTGGTCGAGCGCCTCAAGGCCGTCGTTGGAGTAACGGACGCAGTAGTGGTCGCGGAAGAAGCTGCGATCTACATCAAATTGGACACCGAATTATTGGATCGCGCGACGCTCGAGCAACTGGTCAACCCAGTGCCGACAGCGCGCCCAGCCTAG